Proteins encoded by one window of Lathyrus oleraceus cultivar Zhongwan6 chromosome 1, CAAS_Psat_ZW6_1.0, whole genome shotgun sequence:
- the LOC127102065 gene encoding uncharacterized protein LOC127102065 — protein MALTEYDIQHVTRKSIKGSVLSDYLAHQPFEDYQSMRFEFPDEDIMLIRDCNIPGLEEGTEPESRWTLVFDGASNAHGNDIEAVITSLTRFHLPFTARLCFECANNMEEYEAYIFGIKATIDLRIKILKVYGDSALVISKVKGYWEARDHKLIPYKEHVLKLITYFDEITLNNIPGEENQLDNALETLSSMFKVKWENEAPTFHLDYLDEPTHCLAAKDEADGHPWFYDIMRFLENQEYPTEASITDKKYLWKLSSKFFLSGRVLYKRNYDSVLLRCVNKHEANQIIMEIREGSFRTHASGHTMTISLNGWKQSPTPTSQDK, from the exons ATGGCTTTAACCGAGTACGACATCCAACATGTCACTCGGAAATCTATAAAAGGGAGTGTACTATCTGACTATCTGGCACATCAACCTTTTGAGGACTACCAGTCTATGCGCTTTGAATTCCCCGATGAGGACATCATGCTAATCAGAGATTGCAACATACCTGGCCTAGAGGAAGGAACAGAACCTGAATCCCGATGGACCttggtatttgatggagcttctaacgCTCATGGTAATGACATTGAGGCAGTCATCACATCCCTAACTCGTTTTCATTTACCCTTCACTGCAAGGTTGTGTTTCGAATGTGCCAACAATATGGAAGAATACGAAGCCTATATCTTCGGCATTAAAGCTACgattgatcttaggatcaaaattctCAAAGTCtacggagattcagccttggtcATCAGCAAAGTCAAAGGATATTGGGAAGCTCGAGATCACAAGCTCATTCCTTACAAGGAGCATGTCTTGAAGTTGATCACATACTTTGACGAGATTACACTCAACAACATCCCTGGAGAGGAAAACCAATTGGACAATGCCTTGGAAACTTTGTCATCCATGTTTAAGGTTAAATGGGAAAATGAAGCACCAACTTTCCACCTCGACTACTTGGACGAGCCTACCCACTGTTTGGCAGCCAAAGACGAAGCTGACGGTCatccttggttctatgacatcatGAGATTCTTAGAAAACCAGGAGTACCCTACGGAAGCATCCATCACCGACAAGAAGTATCTTTGGAAGCTGTCATCCAAGTTCTTCTTAAGTGGAAGGGTTTTAtacaagaggaattatgattcggttttgcttagatgtgtgaaCAAGCATGAAGCAAACCAAATTATAATGGAAATCCGTGAGGGATCCTTTAGAACGCACGCCAGTGGACACACCATG actatttcactaaatgggtggaagcagtctCCTACACCAACGTCACAAGACAAGTAG